AAAATCATGTTATAATCAAACAAACATTACTTATGTTTTAATATTAATAGATTTATGTTTGGAGGGTTTTGTATGAATAAAAGATTAAGCTATAAAATTGCTGGTATAAATGACTGTGAGATTTTAACTAACATAGCTTACTCTTGGAGTGATTATAAGCTTATGGGAGGGCAGGGTTTTAAACCAAACTATATTTATAAATGTGTAACCGAAGGTGATTTACCGCCAATTGAGGGTGCCTCAAAAGATAACTACACTATTAAAGTTATTATTGATGAAGATAGCAACAAAATTATTGGTTATTATGATTATTATATGGGTTATCCTAATGAACATACATTATGGATAGGTATGATGATAATAGCTAAAAAATATCGAAAAGCTGGTTATGGCAAAGAGTGTTTTAATAATATTATTAAAGAAGCCAAAGAAAAAGGTGCGCAAAGAATTGGTTTAGCAGTGTATTTAAAGAATTGGCCAGCCCTTAATTTTTGGTTTAAACAGGGATTTAGTAAAATTATAGGTATTTACGGCGATCAGGAATATAGTGAAAGCAATTATTCTACGATAGCCTTGCAGTTTTTAATGTAGAAAATACCTATAACAGTAATATAAATAAAAAACTAACTAGTAGCATTGTTTTCAAAATAATTATATAGGTGTTAAACTAAAAATAACATTATAGATTATTAAGAAACCAGTTTTTAACTGGTTTATGTTTGAAAAGTGAACTTTCTTTAAAAAATAGTTGATATAAAATTTTATAGGAATATAATAGATTTTAGATTATTTTTTATACAACATATTATAAATAAAATAATCAGCTAAAAAACAACTATTATAGTTGATATATTTATAATTTGTTAAAAACAAGGGAGAAAACTATATGAAATTCAAACAGGTTTTGGCTTGTATTTTTACTTTTTTACTTATGTTTAGTGTTGCTGGATGTACATCTCAAGCAGAGTATTTAGAAATGACTATGAACTTAGTTGAAAACAACCCTAGTGAACTACCGCAACTATTTGAAAACCTCAACAGCAAAACTGTTGATGAGTTTAAACTAAAGATTGATGAGCAAGTTCAAGTCTTTTTAGATAAAGGATCATATCAAGAAGCAATTGACTTACTAGAAAAATTAACTAGAGTTGATGAATTAAAAGACTACATAAATCTAAATAATATAATAATAAATAGTATTAAAGAATCTAATGAATACTTTATTAAAGGTCAAGAATACTATAGTCAAATAGCTGATGTAAAGGAATTAGCTAAAAAGCAATTAGTTATTGACAATGCCATAGAAAACTTTAACAAGGTACTTATTGATGATAAGTTGAATTATAACAACGCTCAAGATATTATGGCAGAGTTAATTCCCCAATTCAATAGTGTAGTTTCTCAAAGATATGTTAAACGAGCTAAAGAATTATATGATTCAAAAGAGTATAAACTGGCTGTAGAGGGATTAAATGAAGCATTAAAATTTAAACAAAGTAAAGAAATAAAAGAACTTAAAGAACAGTATTTAGCTAAGTTAGCTGAACATATAGAAAGTAATATAGTTAGTAACTATGATGAAATGAGCAATATTACATGGCATTATGCTAAGAATACATCTAAAACAATAGATTATTTCACATTTTATACCTATGTAGGAGAACGAGACAGTAAATATTGGCTTTGTCTCACAACAGGGTTTAGTATATCTGATTGGGTATTTTTTAATAAAATTGATGTAAAAGCAGATGAAGAGAGATTTACTATTACTTTTGATTATTTTGAAGATAAAGTAGAGGAAGTTAGCTTAAGCGGTGTACAAGAGTGGATATCTATTACTGATCCTTGTTATGATAACTTAAAAAAAATAGCTAACGCAAAAGAGGTGAAGTTTAGATTCTCTGGTGATGATTATTATAAAGATTTTAAACTCAGCTCAAGTCAGCAAAAAAAGCTTAACCAAGTTTTAGATTATTATAAGCTAAAAATAAAAGATTAGAAATAACTACAAATAAAACAACCAGCATACTAATTTGCTGGTTGTTTAGTTTATTATTAAGATTCTCTTATCACAAACTATTGCTAAATGGTATACTTAGTTTATAAGTAATATACTGCTATTAATTAATAAATAATTAACCTAGGAGGTAACTCAAAATGAACTTAGATAATGCCATTAAACAGCGAAGAAGCATTCGCAAATTTACTAATTATTATGTAACAGATGAACAGTTAAATGAAGCTATGCAAGCTGTACGTTTTGCGCCATCTTGGGCAAATACGCAGTGCTGGCACTTTATAGCTATTAGAGATAAAGGGTTAATGAAACAATTAGTAGAAGAATGTTATGCAAAAAATCCTGCAAGTAAAGCATCACTTACTAGCTCCTTAATTTTAGTAGCTTGTTATGATACTACAAAATCTGGTTTTTATAAAGGTAACTCTTGGAACAATGTTGGTACATGGGCTATGTTTGATTTAGGTATGGCATGCCAAAACCTATCTTTAAAATTACATGAAATGGGTTTAGGTAGTGTTATTGTGGGATCGTATGATAATAAAAGAGCTGCTGAAATCTTAAATATTAGTGGAGATATTCAAATTGCAGCTATAATACCTGTTGGGCAGCCTGCACAGCAACCTGTTGCTCCAAAACGCAAAGAGGTTAGCGAATTTTTACATTTAAATAAGTATAGTAAGTAATTTGGAGTAGGGGGAATATAATGCAGACTGAAAAAATGTTTAATCTCTATTTATTGGTTAAAGATTTAGAGCAAATGAAAAACCGCATGCTAAATACTTATACAAGCGATGGAAAACAAGAAAGTCTGGCTGAACATTCTTGGAGAGTAGCTGTAATGGCCTACGTTCTAGCTCAATCAGAAAAAGATTTAAATATTAGTCGAGTGCTTGAGCTTAGTTTAGTTCAGGACTTAGGTCAACTTTATTGTGAAGAGTATACTGCTAAAAATCAAGACAAAGACACGCTAAAATATAAGAACGAGTTACGAAACATTCATAAAATAGCTAGCTATTTACCCATTGCATCTTCTAAAAAAGTAATTGATTTATGGAAAGAATACAACAAAGCAGAAACTAAAGAGGCAATATTCATAAAGGCTATAGCTCAATTAGAGACAATAACCCAGTATATTCAAGCCCAAAATCCTCCTAATTATAATCCAAAATATAGTTCAAAAGAAGGTTTACAATTTACAGATCATTTTAAAACAACTAAAGAATTTAGAGCGATACTTAATGGTGAATTAAAGTATCTCAAAAAAGAGCAAGACAATCCAAAAATATAGTATAAAAATAAGTTGCCAAAAGCATTATACTACATGGTTTTGGCAACAGGGTTTTAAGTGTAAATTGTACTAAATCAACTCATTTAATATTTTCTGGAGTTTATTTAGCTTATTCAAGTTCATGTCATTAATCGTGTTTAAACTATAAGGAATATTTAATTCTTGATATTTATATACGCCTAAGGAATGATATGCCAATAACTCAACCTTTTCTATATTACTTTTATTAAAGCTATTTATTTCTTTAGCCAAACATTCAATGTGAGTTATTGAGTCGGTTAGCTTAGGAACTACAACATGTTTTAGCCATAGTTTTTTATTACTTTTTATAACAGCTTCTTTAAAGCTAAGGTATTCAGTTATGCTGTGATTGGTTATTTGTTTATAGGTATTTGCATCTTCATGTTTTATATCTAAAATGATTAAATCACAGTACTCGAGGATTTCCTCATAGTTGCCAAAGCCAACTCCACTTGTATCTATTGCTGTGTGTAAACCTTTTTCTTTACACTTTTTTAAACACTTAAGCAAGAATTTAGGCTGTGCCAATGGTTCGCCTCCCGAAAAGGTTATGCCACCACAATTACTAAAGTAGGGTTTTAGGTTTAAGGCTTTATTTACAATAAAATCACAAGTGATCTTATGACCGCTATTAAATTGCCATGTATCTGGGTTATGGCAATACAAACAACGCAGAGTACAGCCCTGAAAAAAAACAACCATTCTAATACCAGGCCCGTCAAGAGTACCTAAGGTTTCTATGGAATGAATTCTACCCATCTCTTTTTTACCTTACATTTTGCTGTGAAAAGTTCTTTTGATAATATCCATTTGCTGTTCATGGGTTAGTCTATTAAATTTAACAGCATAACCCGAGACTCTAATGGTAAGGTTAGGATACTTTTGAGGGTTATCCATGGCATCTTGCAAAATATCTCTATCTATTACATTAACATTTAAATGGTGACCCTTTAAACTAAAGTAGCCATCTAAAATTGCCTGTAAATTAGCTATTTGATGCCTTAGCTTTTTTCCTATTGCCTGTGGCACTATAGTAAAGGTATTAGAGATACCATCTTCGCAAACCCCTTTGTAACTTAGTTTTGCAACTGAGTTTAGGCTAGCTAAAGCCCCACTATTGTCACGCCCATGCATAGGGTTAGCTCCTGGAGCAAAGGGTTCGCCCAACTTTCTGCCATCTGGTGTTGAACCTGTTTTTTTACCATAAACAATGTTTGAGGTTATAGTTAATACCGATAAAGTATGTTTTGCATCTCGATAGGTTTTATGTTTTCGGAGTTCTTTTATGAACAATTCAAGTATTTCCTTGGCAATAAAATCTACTCTATCATCGTCATTTCCATAAGTAGGAAAGCTTCCTTTAACCTCAAAATCAACTGCAATATTGTTTTTTGTAATTGCAGTTACTTGGGCATATTTTATGGCACTTAAGCTGTCTGCTACAATAGATAAACCAGCAACCCCAAAGGCCATATATCTATTAATATCTATATCATGTAAGGCCATTTGACTTGCTTCGTAGGCGTACTTATCATGCATGTAATGAATTATATTCATTGTATCTACATATATTTTTGCTACTTTAGCTAAAACTTTTTTATAGTTTCTTAGTACATCTTCATATTTAAGACTGTTATTACTTAGGTTTGATATACCATCAATTATTTTTTCACCTGTTTTTTCATCTACGCCACCATTAATAGCATAAAGTAAAGCCTTAGCAATATTGCAACGTGCCCCAAAAAATTGCATTTCTTTACCTATTTTCATGGCTGAAATACAGCAAGCAATGGCATAATCATCACCATAAATCGGTCTCATAATATCATCGTTCTCATACTGTATGGATGAGGTTTTAATACTCATACTACAGCAATATTGTTTAAAGTTTACAGGTAATTGTTTAGCCCACAAAACAGTAATATTAGGCTCTGGAGCAGCAGCTAAATTTGTTAAGCTATGAATAAACCGATAGGAGGTTTTGGTAATTAAATGTCTGCCATCTAGTCCTATACCGCCAATAGACTCTGTAATCCAGTTAGGATCTCCGGCAAATAGTTCATTATACTCTGGGGTTCGTAAATGGCGAATTGCTCTTAATTTTAAAACAAACTGGTCAATTAGCTCTTGGGCGTATTCTTCTCTTATTAACTCTTGCGCTAAATCTCTTTCTATATAGATGTCTAAAAATGTGCTTACTCTTCCCAGTGACATGGCAGCCCCATTGTTTTCTTTTACAGCAGCTAAATAACCAAAGTACAAGTACTGAATTGCATCTTGAGCATTTGTTGCTGGCTTAGAAATATCTATTTTGTATTTCAAGGCCATTTCTTTTATTGCCCTAAGTGCTTTAATTTGCTCTGTAATTTCTTCTTTTAACCTAATATTAAATTCATTCATTGGCGAAGTTATTAAATTAAAGTTAGTTAATTTTTCACGAATTAAATAATCTAGCCCATATAATGCTATTCTGCGATAGTCTCCAATTATTCTACCCCTGCCATAAGCATCAGGAAGCCCAGTTAACAATCCCACAGATCTAGCCTTGCGAGTTAAAGGACTATATACATCAAAAACCCCGTCGTTATGGCTTTTACGATACTTGCTAAAATTTTTAAGCAAATTGTTTTTATCAGTGTATCCATATGCGATTAAAGCACTTTTTACCATACGAACTCCACCATAGGCATTTATCATTCTTTTTAAAGCTGTGTCTGTTTGTAAACCCACAATGAGCTCATTTTGTTTATCAAGATAACCTGCACTAAAGTTATTTATTCCAGAAAGGTTAGCTAAATCAATATCTAATACCCCTTGTTTTTGCTCTTTTTGCTGTAAAGTTACTAGCTTATTTAATAAATTTTTGGTTTTACTGGTGGCCTTTTGCAAAAAATCCTCATTGCCATTGTAGGGGCAGTAGTTTAACTGAATAAAATCCCTAACATTTATTTCAGTATTCCATTTACCTTGTTTAAAAAATCTCCATGCTTCTGCTAACATTCAAAATACCTCCTATTTTGATGTTAAGCTCAGGAAACAAAAAACCACCTGAGCTTAAAGCCCAGGCGGTCGGCATTCTTATTATTCACACTCCCTTGTGGTAAACGCCACAATTCCGCCAGTCATGTGATATTGCGTTACATTGTATATTAAAAATACTAATGTGTAAAGACATATATAAACTGTTTATGATTTTACCTACTAAATTTTTTACTATTGTTATTATTTGCTTTTTTGTTTATGTAGTATATTTAAAGGGTAAAAATAAACTAGTATATTTTTGCCAAATTTTTAATATAGTATTATACTAAATATTATAAATAAACAATCAAAAAAGGGGTTTAGCAGTTAAATGAAAAAAAGAAATATATTAATGACTATAGTTATTATACTTGCAGCATTAAGTGTAGGATTTGCCACAGGACAATATGTTTATAATCAGCAAAGTTACAGTAATAGAATAGCTAGTTCTTTAACTGAAAATATAGTAGGAACCTGGAATGATTCACCAGGTATTGCAGCTGGTGATGGGGAAATGTATACCTTGTTTTCTAATGGCGAATTCAAGTACGAAACAAGTGAGTATGATTTAGAAAATAGATTAATAAGTTTAGAAGGAACTTGGCAAATTGTACATGAAAACTTAATGCAACTAACAATTACTAAAAAAATTGTTTTAGAGGGTGGACAATTCGAAGAATATGAGTTAGGTAACGATAATCAATATGAATTAAGGAATGCAGTTCAAAAGCAAATAGAATTAACTGAACCCGAAGTAGTTCTGTACCCCATAACCGAATTAAAAGATTCAACCAAAAGAGAAGGCCACTTAATGATAAAAATTGGAGGTAGGCAGTTTTATTCACTTCATAAAAAGGCCAGTAAAAATGCCTAATAAAAAACATTCATGTATAATAATACTTGTGTTTATAGCTATACTTATTGGTTGTAGAACAGCTAAAATTAATTTTTTAGATAATTCTGTGACAGGAAAAATAATATGTAGTACTGAAAATAATGATATTTTTACTTTAAAATATAAAACTCAATATTTTTTAGATATTCATACAGATATTAAAGTAGTTGATAATAGTAATAAAAAAACCATATTAGAGTTTAAAAAAGAAGGTGAGTTAGTAAAATCACAGTTTATAACTATTACAAATACTAGTACTTTAAAGTCTTTTATTTATGACGATATTATTGTATATAAAATAAATGACAATAATTTCAAGGCAGTTTTATTAAGTTCATTTAATAACAAAAACACCAATTTTAACACAAGTCCACAGCTAATTACCATAGCTGCTGAGTTGGTTAAAACCCATAAATGGCAGTATCTATATGCTTGTGCAGAGTTTTTGGTAAAGGCTAATCACTTACCTACTATAGAATTGCTGACAAGGATTGCAGATGGAGTAGTTACTGCTGAAGAATTATTAGTTAACTCTGAATCAAATATTAAAACAAAAGAAATTAGAGAGTATGCGCAGCAAATACTTAAATTAGGGTAAAGCAAGGTGTCTTTATGAAGAAAATAGTAATAATAATTGTATTAAAAGCGTTTTTAATTACAGGCTGTAGTTTAAATAGTAGTAGCTGGTTTAGCAAAAACACCTATACAGAACAAAAGGAATTAGAGAGTTATAGGTTTAAATTTAAAGAGAATACTTTGAGTTCTTTAGACTTTACTGCCAAAGTAAAGAATCCGCTGTTATTTAGTAATTGGCAGTTATTAACTAAAAATGGTGAATTAATAAGTTTCTCATTAGAGGATATCGATAAGGTTAACTCTAGTGAAGAACGAAAATATAGCTCTTTTGATTTTAGTGAACAATGCAGTACTAACTTATTTTATGTAGACATATCTAATTATTTAGCAAGTATATTAATAGATTATGATAAAAATATGCTAATGTTATTGGAGAATTCAGCAGATTATAAAGAGGTAAAAAAGGCCGTAAAATTCAATAATAATTTTAAACTAAGTACTCTGCAAGTTGTAGGAGCTTATTATAAAAATAATAACTATATAACATCATTTATAGATGAAAACAATGTTCTTTATCAGTTTAATCTTAGTACCCTAGAGTTTATAAATTCACAGAGTTTAGAAAACCTTGAGTTTATCTCTGCTTATGCAGAAAGGGAGTATCCTAGTAATAAAGAACATTTATATATTTATTTGCAAAATAAAGAAAGCCAAGAATTAATAAAGAGAGATTTAGCTGAGAACAAGGAAGTTTATACAAGAAAAATAAATACTAATATTGAGGGTGAGATTACCGAAATAGAAGTTGATCTAAACGTGAATTTTGTAGTAAGTAAACAAAAAAATAACTATCTTATCTATTCAATTAGCGAAAAAGATAATTGCATATTGGCCATTAGAGATGAAGACGATAATGGTAATGAATTTACTAATATTGATAACTTAATTTATTATGGACATACCGCTAAAGATTTATTTTTAATTGTGTTTGATAAAACTAAAAACAACCCCTTTAAGGTTATGAGGGCTTATGGTACTGAATGGATACATGTTAGATAATACAGCATAGCTTTTAGGTGATATTTATTGCTTGAGTTAACTGAAGATAATAATGTAATAAAGAGTGTACATAATGTACTAATTATGTTATAAGTTAACGTAAAACTGCTATATAATATAGTAGATTATAATCTATAAATATGCAGGTTAAAGAATTGGGAGTGGTAACTTGAAAAAATATATTTACTTTAGCTTGTTTTTTGCAGTAATAGTATCTTTAGTTTTTATTTACTATATGGTAGGAAATAAATATATAGCTCTAGAAGATATAAAGCGCAATATCCAACTATATGAAAATACCATAATTAATATAGAAGAGGTTGAGGATATTGGAAACGAAAAGTATTTCTCTTTTTCATCTAAAATAAACAGCTCTGTGGGTTTTGCGGTATATACAAAAAAAATGTTCTATAATAAATTTGAGTATGTTGCCAGCGATAAAACGTCTTTTGAGTTAAGTAAAAAATATTTAAAAGTGCCAAACTCAAATCAACCCCATACATTAGTAGTATATGGTAAAAATACAAATGAAAATATTGCTTATTATAAAATATCAATTAATGGTCAAGATATAGTAAAAGATATTTCTAACGAGCAGGTATTTATGGATGTTTATAGGTATGCTTTACCTGCAAGCCATAATGCCAAAGTTATAGATGTTACAGTTTACGATAAGTTCTATAATTACATAGGAACAAGATAATACATGATTAAGAGTCGGATTAAACAACATTTTGATGTTTAGTATCTGGCTCTCTTAATATTAAATCTATAAAAGTTTGATAGGAGTAAATATGATATACAAAGAGCTAGATACACCCTGTTTAATAATAGATAAAGATGTCATGTTAAGTAACTTAAATAATATGCAACGTTATGCCAATATAAATAAAGTTAACTTAAGACCCCATACTAAAACACATAAAATGTCCAGATTAGCCTTATTACAAGAGAGTATTGGCGCTAAAGGTATTACTGTTGCTAAAGTTGGTGAGGCAGAAGTTATGGCTAACAAAGGTCTCAAAGATATTTTTATAGCCAATGAAATAGTTGGAGAACTTAAACTCAATCGCATAAAAAAGTTAGCAGATAATACAAAAATATCTTTTGGCATAGATAGCATTGAACAGGTAAATATGATTGAAAAAGTATTTGCTGATTGTGATAAACAGGCAGAAGTATTAATTGAAATTGAAGTAGGAGAAAATCGTTCTGGGGTTATATCTGAATTGTATTTTATAGAGTTGCTTAATCACATTAACATATGCAACAATATTTACCTTAAGGGAATATTCTCTCATGATGGCAATTCCTATTCAGCTTCTTCAATAGAACAGTGTAAACAAATCCATCTAAACAGTCAAAAACGAACCCTCAATTTTGCAAATATTGCCACTCAATTTGGGTTTAATTTACAAACCATTAGTATTGGTTCTACACCTTCATTAATGTTTAATTTTCCTATACTTAAAGGCATAACTGAAATAAGACCCGGAACTTATATATTTATGGATGCTGCTCAAGCCAATGCTTTAAAAACCACCAACCATTGTGCAGCTTCAGTTTTAGTAACAGTAATAAGTTTACCAACAAATGAAAGAATTATTGCCGATGCAGGCGCAAAGGCTTTAACTACTCAAACAAGAAGTACAGGAATTACTAAAACTGCAGGTTTAGGAATTATTAAAGGATATAAGGATATTAAAGTAAATAAGGTGTTTGATGAACATACCATAATATACAGTAAAGAAATGCGTAGTAAACTTAAGGTAGGAGATAAACTAGAGATTATTCCCAATCACATTTGTCCAGTTGTAAATTTACATGAAAACGCTTATTTAGTATCTAATAGTGTAGTGGTAGAAAAAATAACAGTTGATTGCCGCGGTAAATTAAAATAGAAAAGCAAAAATCTAAGTAAAGAGGAATTTAATTATGAATAAAATAGCATTTTGCTCCTGGAGTGGAGGTAAAGACTCCTGTTTAGCAATGTATAAAGCTATGCAACAAGGATATCAACTGAAATATTTGTTTACCATGTTTCAAGAAGACGGTGCTCGCTCACGAAGTCATGGCTTAAAACCGGAAATTATGGCTAGATATGCTGAATTGCTTAATATGAAGCTTATATCTAAAAAAGCTACTTGGAACAATTATGAACATGAATTTAAACAAGCTATGACAGAGCTTGAAAGCCTTAATGTTAAGGCTGGAGTTTTTGGTGATATAGATATAGAGGATCACCGCCAGTGGGTGGTTAATGCCTGCAACCATACTAATATAAAGGTGTTGCATCCTTTATGGCAAGAAAATCGTAGAAGTATAATAGAGCAATTTATAGATAAGGGCTTTAAATCAATTGTAGTTACGGT
This Clostridium sp. 'deep sea' DNA region includes the following protein-coding sequences:
- a CDS encoding GNAT family N-acetyltransferase, which gives rise to MNKRLSYKIAGINDCEILTNIAYSWSDYKLMGGQGFKPNYIYKCVTEGDLPPIEGASKDNYTIKVIIDEDSNKIIGYYDYYMGYPNEHTLWIGMMIIAKKYRKAGYGKECFNNIIKEAKEKGAQRIGLAVYLKNWPALNFWFKQGFSKIIGIYGDQEYSESNYSTIALQFLM
- a CDS encoding nitroreductase family protein; the protein is MNLDNAIKQRRSIRKFTNYYVTDEQLNEAMQAVRFAPSWANTQCWHFIAIRDKGLMKQLVEECYAKNPASKASLTSSLILVACYDTTKSGFYKGNSWNNVGTWAMFDLGMACQNLSLKLHEMGLGSVIVGSYDNKRAAEILNISGDIQIAAIIPVGQPAQQPVAPKRKEVSEFLHLNKYSK
- a CDS encoding HD domain-containing protein, coding for MQTEKMFNLYLLVKDLEQMKNRMLNTYTSDGKQESLAEHSWRVAVMAYVLAQSEKDLNISRVLELSLVQDLGQLYCEEYTAKNQDKDTLKYKNELRNIHKIASYLPIASSKKVIDLWKEYNKAETKEAIFIKAIAQLETITQYIQAQNPPNYNPKYSSKEGLQFTDHFKTTKEFRAILNGELKYLKKEQDNPKI
- the pflA gene encoding pyruvate formate-lyase-activating protein; its protein translation is MGRIHSIETLGTLDGPGIRMVVFFQGCTLRCLYCHNPDTWQFNSGHKITCDFIVNKALNLKPYFSNCGGITFSGGEPLAQPKFLLKCLKKCKEKGLHTAIDTSGVGFGNYEEILEYCDLIILDIKHEDANTYKQITNHSITEYLSFKEAVIKSNKKLWLKHVVVPKLTDSITHIECLAKEINSFNKSNIEKVELLAYHSLGVYKYQELNIPYSLNTINDMNLNKLNKLQKILNELI
- the pflB gene encoding formate C-acetyltransferase, which codes for MLAEAWRFFKQGKWNTEINVRDFIQLNYCPYNGNEDFLQKATSKTKNLLNKLVTLQQKEQKQGVLDIDLANLSGINNFSAGYLDKQNELIVGLQTDTALKRMINAYGGVRMVKSALIAYGYTDKNNLLKNFSKYRKSHNDGVFDVYSPLTRKARSVGLLTGLPDAYGRGRIIGDYRRIALYGLDYLIREKLTNFNLITSPMNEFNIRLKEEITEQIKALRAIKEMALKYKIDISKPATNAQDAIQYLYFGYLAAVKENNGAAMSLGRVSTFLDIYIERDLAQELIREEYAQELIDQFVLKLRAIRHLRTPEYNELFAGDPNWITESIGGIGLDGRHLITKTSYRFIHSLTNLAAAPEPNITVLWAKQLPVNFKQYCCSMSIKTSSIQYENDDIMRPIYGDDYAIACCISAMKIGKEMQFFGARCNIAKALLYAINGGVDEKTGEKIIDGISNLSNNSLKYEDVLRNYKKVLAKVAKIYVDTMNIIHYMHDKYAYEASQMALHDIDINRYMAFGVAGLSIVADSLSAIKYAQVTAITKNNIAVDFEVKGSFPTYGNDDDRVDFIAKEILELFIKELRKHKTYRDAKHTLSVLTITSNIVYGKKTGSTPDGRKLGEPFAPGANPMHGRDNSGALASLNSVAKLSYKGVCEDGISNTFTIVPQAIGKKLRHQIANLQAILDGYFSLKGHHLNVNVIDRDILQDAMDNPQKYPNLTIRVSGYAVKFNRLTHEQQMDIIKRTFHSKM
- a CDS encoding alanine racemase, giving the protein MIYKELDTPCLIIDKDVMLSNLNNMQRYANINKVNLRPHTKTHKMSRLALLQESIGAKGITVAKVGEAEVMANKGLKDIFIANEIVGELKLNRIKKLADNTKISFGIDSIEQVNMIEKVFADCDKQAEVLIEIEVGENRSGVISELYFIELLNHINICNNIYLKGIFSHDGNSYSASSIEQCKQIHLNSQKRTLNFANIATQFGFNLQTISIGSTPSLMFNFPILKGITEIRPGTYIFMDAAQANALKTTNHCAASVLVTVISLPTNERIIADAGAKALTTQTRSTGITKTAGLGIIKGYKDIKVNKVFDEHTIIYSKEMRSKLKVGDKLEIIPNHICPVVNLHENAYLVSNSVVVEKITVDCRGKLK
- a CDS encoding diphthine--ammonia ligase encodes the protein MNKIAFCSWSGGKDSCLAMYKAMQQGYQLKYLFTMFQEDGARSRSHGLKPEIMARYAELLNMKLISKKATWNNYEHEFKQAMTELESLNVKAGVFGDIDIEDHRQWVVNACNHTNIKVLHPLWQENRRSIIEQFIDKGFKSIVVTVNTDYIAKEYLGREFTKELIKEFEDLAIDPCGENGEFHTAVIDGPIFSQPLQLIKDREIKLNNYYMLDLSLR